One genomic window of Magnolia sinica isolate HGM2019 chromosome 3, MsV1, whole genome shotgun sequence includes the following:
- the LOC131240554 gene encoding MDIS1-interacting receptor like kinase 2-like: MAIQKSLSLAFLLLLLEFLSSNAFTTAPASTIGEAEALLEWKASILSPQALHSWSLPSANASANTISPCKWDGIYCNSLGSVIEISLPSAGLQGKLDNLSFSSFPNLFRLNLSNNTLTGTIPADIGTLSRLVSFNISVNKLSGVLPLSMANLSHLSKLDISANEITGPIPPSLGNLTRLTILYLFDNQISGSIPAQLGNLKNLVKLSLWNNSLTGPIPPALGNLRNLTVLHLYSNQISGSIPAQLGNLKNLVDLELSYNHLTGPISPALGNLINLTFLYLQNNQISGSIPLEIGNLINLNVLALFRNLLTGSIPSTLGNLTKLELFSAFDNHLNGEIPKSFRNCTRLTRVRLKGNQLIANVSEAFGVYPHLYFMDVSNNRLFGELSPNWGECRNLTMLQFSGNMITGRIPREIGQLTRLGVLGLSSNRLVGEIPKELGRLTSLFNLNLSDNQLSNRVPQEIGRLSNLEILDLSMNNLAGPIPPQLGNCFKLRYLKLSENYLNGSIPFQIGNLIHLQGALDLSHNSLNGEISSQIGNLQMLEMLNLSHNMLSSSIPKSFEGMLSLQFVDFSYNDLEGPIPNSKAFQKALAEAFIKNKGLCGEVQGLRPCNAPSTSHGDARKGRKVVIFIVLPLLPALFLLVIVVGVSSIYYQRQRNKEKDVLERSNRNPFSIWNYDGIDAFEQILEATEGFDDKYCIGTGGYGKVYKTNLPSGQVVAVKKLHPLEGGDQSDQRSFRNEIRALTEILHRNIVKLYGFCSHSQFSFLVYEYMERGSLASILSNDRGAAELEWTLRVKVIKGVAHALSYMHHDCTQPIVHRDLSSNNVLLNSELEACVSDFGTARLLIPDSSNWTTLAGTYGYIAPELAFTMRVTEKCDVYSFGVVALEVMVGRHPRELISSLSSPSRHDTLLKDMLDQRLLDPTAEIAQEVLFVVSMALSCIRLDPNSRPTMQYVAQELSISRPSFSLGPFHALTLRQLMDLKV, encoded by the exons ATGGCCAtacagaaatctctctctcttgcttttctgcttttattattagaatttctttcttccaATGCCTTTACAACAGCACCAGCATCCACAATCGGCGAAGCAGAGGCTCTCTTGGAATGGAAAGCCAGCATCTTGTCACCACAAGCTCTCCATTCATGGTCACTTCCATCTGCTAATGCTAGTGCCAACACAATCTCTCCATGTAAATGGGATGGGATCTACTGCAACAGCCTTGGAAGTGTAATAGAGATAAGCTTACCGAGTGCAGGCTTGCAAGGTAAGCttgataacttgagcttctcgtCATTTCCAAACCTATTCCGTCTCAATCTCAGTAACAACACACTCACTGGAACCATCCCAGCTGATATTGGCACTCTTTCCAGACTCGTCTCCTTCAATATCTCTGTGAATAAACTCTCTGGAGTTCTACCTCTTTCAATGGCTAACCTTTCTCACCTTTCAAAGCTCGACATCTCAGCTAATGAAATAACTGGGCCTATTCCTCCATCTTTAGGTAACTTGACCAGACTGACAATCCTCTACCTCTTtgacaatcaaatttctggttcaattcctgcacaattaggaaatctcaagaatttggtgaAGTTGTCGTTGTGGAATAATAGTCTGACAGGTccaatccctcctgctttaggtaatttgagaaaccttacagtTTTGCACCTctacagcaatcaaatttctggttcaattcctgcacaattaggaaatctcaagaatttggttgactTGGAGTTGTCGTATAACCATCTGACTGGTCCAATCtctcctgctttaggtaatttgataAACCTTACATTTTTGTAcctccaaaacaatcaaatttctggttcaattcctctaGAAATTGGGAATTTGATAAATCTCAATGTGCTTGCACTGTTCCGtaaccttctaacaggttctatcccttccactttaggaaacTTGACCAAGCTTGAACTCTTCAGTGCATTTGACAACCATTTAAATGGTGAGATCCCAAAAAGCTTCAGAAATTGCACTAGGTTAACTAGAGTTCGACTCAAAGGAAATCAGCTCATTGCAAATGTATCAGAAGCCTTTGGAGTATATCCACATCTCTATTTCATGGATGTCAGCAACAACAGGTTGTTTGGTGAACTCTCACCGAACTGGGGAGAATGCAGAAACTTGACGATGCTACAATTCTCTGGGAACATGATTACTGGTAGAATTCCTCGTGAAATTGGGCAGTTGACACGGCTAGGAGTGCTTGGTCTTTCTTCAAACCGTCTTGTAGGAGAGATTCCAAAGGAATTGGGGAGGTTGACTTCATTGTTCAACTTGAATTTAAGTGATAACCAGCTTTCTAATAGGGTTCCTCAAGAAATTGGGAGACTGTCCAATTTGGAGATTTTGGACCTATCAATGAACAACCTAGCTGGTCCAATACCACCTCAGTTGGGGAACTGCTTCAAACTACGATATCTGAAATTGAGTGAAAATTATTTGAATGGAAGCATTCCATTTCAGATAGGCAACCTGATACACCTACAAGGTGCATTAGACCTTAGTCATAATTCACTCAATGGAGAGATATCATCACAAATTGGGAACTTGCAGATGCTGGAAATGTTAAACCTCTCCCACAACATGTTGTCTAGCTCAATTCCAAAATCTTTTGAAGGGATGCTCAGCTTACAATTTGTAGATTTTTCATACAATGATTTGGAAGGCCCTATTCCCAACAGCAAAGCCTTTCAGAAGGCTCTTGCAGAGGCATTCATAAAAAACAAAGGCTTATGTGGTGAAGTGCAAGGTTTGAGACCCTGCAATGCTCCTTCAACAAGCCATGGTGATGCAAGAAAAGGTCGCAAAGTTGTCATCTTCATTGTTCTTCCTCTCTTGCCAGCCTTGTTCCTTTTAGTTATAGTCGTTGGCGTTTCCTCCATTTATTACCAAAGacagagaaataaagagaaagatgtTCTTGAAAGGAGCAACAGAaatccattttcaatatggaattatgatgggattgatgcATTTGAACAGATCTTGGAAGCGACAGAGGGTTTCGACGACAAATACTGCATCGGAACTGGAGGGTATGGAAAAGTTTACAAAACAAATCTACCATCAGGACAGGTagtagctgtgaagaaacttCACCCACTTGAAGGTGGCGATCAATCtgatcaaagaagttttagaaatgAGATTCGAGCATTAACAGAAATCCTCCATCGCAACATTGTGAAGCTTTATGGGTTTTGTTCTCATTCTCAATTCTCATTTCTAGTCTATGAGTACATGGAAAGGGGAAGCTTGGCTAGCATCCTAAGCAACGATAGAGGAGCTGCAGAGTTGGAATGGACTCTAAGGGTGAAGGTtattaaaggtgtggcccatgcaTTATCTTACATGCACCATGATTGCACCCAGCCAATTGTCCATCGAGACCTATCAAGCAACAATGTTCTGCTGAATTCAGAACTTGAGGCCTGTGTCTCTGACTTCGGCACTGCAAGATTGTTGATACCTGATTCGTCCAATTGGACAACGCTTGCAGGCACTTACGGATACATCGCTCCAG AGCTTGCATTTACAATGAGGGTGACTGAAAAATGCGACGTATATAGCTTTGGTGTTGTGGCACTTGAAGTGATGGTGGGAAGGCATCCTAGGGAGCTCATCTCCTCTTTGTCATCACCAAGTAGACATGATACACTGCTAAAGGATATGTTGGACCAACGTCTCTTGGATCCAACGGCTGAGATTGCACAGGAAGTCTTATTTGTGGTGTCCATGGCACTTTCATGCATTCGGCTAGATCCAAACTCTCGGCCAACCATGCAGTACGTGGCTCAAGAGTTATCTATTAGTCGGCCTTCCTTCTCTCTAGGACCATTCCACGCCCTTACATTACGTCAATTGATGGATCTCAAGGTATAG